One segment of Nocardioides oleivorans DNA contains the following:
- a CDS encoding helix-turn-helix transcriptional regulator has protein sequence MDELLRIDAVASWLGVSENTLRYWRAQGTGPTSGRMGRHLVYRRTDVQEYIDSLFAKAVGE, from the coding sequence ATGGACGAGCTTCTCCGCATCGACGCCGTGGCAAGTTGGCTCGGCGTCAGCGAAAACACGCTGAGGTACTGGCGCGCGCAGGGCACCGGTCCCACCAGTGGGCGAATGGGGCGACACCTCGTCTACAGGCGCACCGACGTGCAGGAGTACATCGACAGCCTCTTCGCCAAGGCGGTCGGCGAGTGA
- a CDS encoding helix-turn-helix transcriptional regulator — MTDIDGNPLSPWERNFIVHMARLRESHGMTQTDLAKRLQPYGLKFHQQTIQRVEAGERPVRLNEAHIIARVLESDLNVMTTDVGSSDASIRYAVAACRTKGESLFYNLTEDMNSWLDEFDQLALLIAERDLSTELSEGTVWALEWCWRIREVAAHMMDTRAQLGEFVLGKSDAELQVEVPAFDLAGEWIEVHLDKTRHLAEMTPAALMALLEPTDG, encoded by the coding sequence GTGACGGACATCGACGGAAACCCGCTGAGCCCCTGGGAGCGGAACTTCATCGTTCACATGGCTCGCCTGCGCGAATCCCATGGCATGACGCAGACCGACCTGGCGAAGCGGCTCCAGCCCTACGGCCTCAAGTTCCACCAGCAGACGATTCAACGTGTCGAAGCTGGCGAGCGGCCGGTGCGGCTGAACGAGGCCCACATCATCGCGAGGGTCCTGGAGTCAGATCTGAACGTCATGACCACCGATGTCGGCTCTAGCGATGCGTCTATCCGATACGCCGTGGCCGCATGCAGGACCAAGGGTGAGTCGCTGTTCTACAACCTGACCGAGGACATGAACTCGTGGCTCGACGAGTTCGACCAGCTCGCCCTCTTGATCGCGGAGCGCGACCTCTCTACCGAGCTGTCAGAGGGAACAGTCTGGGCTCTCGAATGGTGCTGGCGCATCCGGGAGGTCGCAGCGCACATGATGGACACTCGCGCGCAGCTCGGCGAGTTCGTCCTGGGCAAGTCCGACGCCGAATTGCAGGTCGAGGTACCGGCGTTCGATCTGGCTGGCGAGTGGATCGAAGTCCACCTCGACAAGACCCGTCACTTGGCGGAGATGACCCCCGCTGCGCTCATGGCGCTCTTGGAGCCCACGGATGGCTAG